The Pseudomonas baetica genome includes a region encoding these proteins:
- a CDS encoding IS110 family transposase, which yields MSACTTLAVDLAKQVFQVAGEDVLGQVRYEQRIKSREAFYEFLQQLPPHVVVLMETGPGAQAWARQLQDKGNLARILPAGLVTTHRSGPKNDRNDALAILRAGRDEKICAVPVKSVAALAMQALHRARQGYVRRRTAVSNQMRGLLLEHGVALAQGDVAISQKIPRVLEDATQPLPGLLRELIDELLAEWRHLGERIGVLTGRLEVAANADMTARRLMTVRGIGPVIATALVAKETNPERFPNARKFAAYFGMVPDQHSSGQTVRLGDMTKRGDVYLRSLMIQGAHSVLQQLRPDSLQPDDRRLLRWMSRLGRKEAAIRLANRNLRIVWVLLQNDQSYRRHAGNGQ from the coding sequence TTGTCGGCCTGCACAACTTTGGCGGTAGATCTGGCCAAACAGGTCTTTCAGGTCGCTGGTGAAGATGTCCTCGGCCAGGTGCGCTATGAACAGCGGATCAAGTCGCGTGAGGCGTTTTATGAGTTTCTCCAACAGCTGCCGCCTCATGTCGTGGTTTTGATGGAGACCGGTCCGGGAGCTCAAGCCTGGGCCCGGCAGTTGCAAGACAAAGGTAATCTGGCGCGGATTCTTCCAGCCGGTTTGGTGACCACACACCGCAGTGGGCCTAAAAATGATCGCAACGATGCGCTGGCGATTCTGCGCGCTGGTCGCGATGAAAAAATCTGCGCGGTACCGGTCAAAAGCGTTGCTGCGCTGGCAATGCAAGCGCTGCATCGCGCCCGTCAGGGCTATGTGCGTCGACGCACGGCGGTCAGCAATCAGATGCGCGGCCTGCTGCTCGAGCACGGCGTGGCCTTGGCGCAGGGCGATGTTGCGATCAGTCAGAAGATTCCGCGGGTACTGGAAGATGCGACCCAGCCACTGCCTGGCCTGCTGCGTGAATTGATCGACGAACTGTTGGCTGAGTGGCGCCATTTGGGCGAGCGCATCGGCGTGTTGACGGGCCGCCTGGAAGTGGCCGCTAACGCCGACATGACAGCGAGGCGACTGATGACCGTGCGCGGCATTGGCCCAGTCATTGCCACGGCACTGGTGGCCAAGGAAACCAACCCTGAGCGGTTTCCCAATGCCCGCAAGTTTGCCGCGTACTTTGGCATGGTGCCTGACCAGCACAGCAGCGGGCAGACGGTCCGGCTGGGCGACATGACCAAGCGAGGTGATGTTTATTTACGCAGCTTGATGATCCAGGGAGCCCATTCGGTCCTGCAACAACTGCGACCTGATTCCCTGCAACCCGATGACCGCCGCTTGTTGCGGTGGATGAGCCGACTGGGCCGTAAGGAGGCTGCGATCAGGTTAGCCAACCGCAACCTACGAATCGTCTGGGTGCTTCTACAGAATGACCAGTCTTATCGTCGTCATGCTGGTAATGGTCAGTAA
- a CDS encoding hypoxanthine-guanine phosphoribosyltransferase: MSADLEHIRQIMREADCLYTESEVEAAIARVGAQINEQLADSNPVVFCVMNGGLIFSGKLLTHLQFPLEASYLHATRYRNETSGGDLFWKAKPEVSFIDRDVLIIDDILDEGHTLGAIIDFCKHAGARQVHTAVLIDKDHDRKARPDLKADFVGLPCIDRYIFGYGMDYKGYWRNANGIFAVKGM; the protein is encoded by the coding sequence ATGTCCGCTGATCTCGAGCATATCCGTCAAATCATGCGAGAGGCTGACTGCCTGTACACCGAGTCTGAAGTCGAGGCTGCCATCGCTCGCGTCGGTGCACAAATCAACGAACAACTGGCCGACAGCAATCCTGTGGTGTTCTGCGTGATGAACGGCGGCCTGATTTTCTCCGGCAAACTGCTGACTCATCTGCAATTCCCGCTGGAAGCGTCTTACTTGCACGCGACCCGTTATCGCAATGAAACCAGCGGCGGCGACCTGTTCTGGAAAGCCAAGCCGGAAGTCTCGTTCATCGACCGTGACGTGCTGATCATCGACGACATCCTCGACGAAGGTCACACCCTGGGCGCGATCATCGACTTCTGTAAACACGCTGGCGCGCGCCAAGTGCACACCGCCGTGCTGATCGACAAGGACCACGACCGCAAGGCGCGTCCTGACCTGAAAGCCGATTTCGTCGGCCTGCCGTGCATCGACCGTTACATCTTCGGTTACGGCATGGACTACAAGGGTTACTGGCGCAACGCCAACGGGATCTTTGCCGTTAAAGGCATGTAA
- the mqo gene encoding malate dehydrogenase (quinone), with protein MAHNEAVDVVLVGAGIMSATLAVLLKELDPAIKLEVVELMDSGAAESSNPWNNAGTGHAGLCELNYTPQAADGSVDIKKAVHINTQFEVSKQFWSYLTKKGTFGSCKSFISPVPHLSFVQGDKGVSFLKDRFDVLSKHHAFSDMEYTEDKAKMAEWMPLMMPGRSPDEVLAATRVMNGTDVNFGALTNQLLKHLTSAPDTQVKYCKRVTGLKRNGSGWTVSIKDVNSGSSREVDAKFVFLGAGGAALPLLQASGIEESKGFGGFPISGQWLRCDNPEVVKHHQAKVYSQAAVGSPPMSVPHLDTRVVDGKKSLLFGPYAGFTTKFLKHGSFMDLPMSVRAGNIGPMLAVAKNNMDLTKYLVSEVMQSMEQRLESLRRFYPEAKAEDWRLEVAGQRVQIIKKDPKKGGILQFGTELVAAKDGSLAALLGASPGASVTVSIMLELIEKCFPGKAKGEWAGKLAEIFPAREKVLETDAALYRKINAQNNIALELVEENSETPSYA; from the coding sequence ATGGCGCATAACGAAGCAGTCGACGTAGTACTGGTTGGGGCCGGCATCATGAGTGCCACCCTTGCCGTGCTGCTCAAAGAGCTCGATCCGGCGATCAAGCTGGAAGTTGTCGAGCTGATGGATTCCGGCGCGGCGGAGAGTTCCAACCCGTGGAACAATGCCGGTACCGGCCACGCCGGCCTGTGCGAGCTGAACTACACGCCGCAGGCTGCCGACGGCAGCGTCGACATCAAGAAAGCCGTGCACATCAACACCCAGTTCGAAGTGTCCAAGCAGTTCTGGTCGTACCTGACCAAAAAAGGCACCTTCGGCTCGTGCAAATCCTTTATCAGCCCGGTGCCACACCTGAGTTTCGTCCAGGGCGACAAAGGCGTTTCCTTCCTCAAGGACCGCTTCGACGTGTTGAGCAAGCACCACGCTTTCTCCGACATGGAATATACCGAAGACAAAGCCAAGATGGCCGAGTGGATGCCGCTGATGATGCCGGGCCGCTCGCCGGACGAAGTACTCGCCGCAACCCGCGTGATGAACGGCACCGACGTCAACTTCGGCGCCCTGACCAATCAGTTGCTCAAGCACCTGACCAGCGCACCCGACACCCAGGTCAAATACTGCAAGCGCGTCACTGGCCTCAAGCGTAACGGCAGCGGCTGGACCGTCAGCATCAAGGACGTCAACAGCGGCAGCAGCCGTGAAGTCGATGCCAAATTCGTCTTCCTCGGCGCCGGTGGCGCAGCCCTGCCATTGCTGCAGGCTTCGGGCATCGAAGAAAGCAAAGGCTTCGGCGGCTTCCCGATCAGCGGCCAGTGGCTGCGTTGCGACAACCCGGAAGTGGTCAAACACCATCAGGCCAAGGTTTACAGCCAGGCAGCCGTGGGTTCGCCACCGATGTCGGTGCCGCACCTGGACACCCGCGTGGTCGATGGCAAGAAATCCCTGCTGTTCGGACCATACGCTGGTTTCACCACCAAGTTCCTCAAGCACGGCTCCTTCATGGACCTGCCGATGTCGGTTCGCGCCGGCAACATCGGCCCGATGCTGGCCGTGGCGAAAAACAACATGGACCTGACCAAGTACCTGGTCAGCGAAGTGATGCAGTCGATGGAGCAGCGTCTGGAATCCCTGCGCCGCTTCTACCCTGAGGCGAAAGCCGAAGACTGGCGCCTGGAAGTCGCCGGCCAACGGGTGCAGATCATCAAGAAAGACCCGAAAAAAGGCGGCATCCTGCAATTCGGTACCGAACTGGTCGCTGCGAAGGACGGCTCTCTTGCCGCCCTGCTCGGCGCATCGCCGGGTGCCTCGGTGACCGTTTCGATCATGCTCGAGCTGATCGAGAAGTGCTTCCCGGGCAAGGCCAAGGGCGAGTGGGCCGGCAAACTGGCGGAAATCTTCCCGGCCCGTGAAAAGGTGCTGGAAACCGATGCTGCGCTGTATCGCAAGATCAACGCGCAGAACAACATCGCGCTGGAACTGGTTGAAGAAAACAGCGAGACCCCAAGCTACGCTTGA
- the upp gene encoding uracil phosphoribosyltransferase, with the protein MPILEIRHPLIRHKLGLMRRADISTKNFRELAQEVGALLTYEATKDLPLESYDIAGWCGTVSVEKIAGKKITVVPILRAGIGMLEGVLSLIPGAKVSAVGVARNEETLQAHTYLEKLVPEIDERLAMIIDPMLATGSSMVATIDLLKKAGCKDIRAMVLVAAPEGIAAVEKAHPDVTIYTASIDERLNEHGYIIPGLGDAGDKIFGTKQKDA; encoded by the coding sequence ATGCCCATCCTCGAGATCCGCCATCCGCTGATCCGTCATAAACTCGGCCTGATGCGCCGCGCTGACATCAGCACCAAGAATTTCCGCGAGCTCGCTCAGGAAGTCGGCGCACTGTTGACCTATGAAGCTACAAAAGATTTGCCGCTCGAATCCTACGATATCGCAGGTTGGTGCGGCACCGTGTCGGTCGAGAAAATCGCCGGCAAGAAGATCACCGTCGTGCCGATCCTGCGCGCCGGTATAGGCATGCTCGAAGGCGTGCTGAGCCTGATCCCGGGTGCCAAGGTTTCCGCTGTGGGCGTTGCCCGCAACGAAGAAACCCTGCAAGCACACACTTATCTGGAAAAACTGGTTCCGGAAATCGACGAACGCCTGGCCATGATCATCGACCCGATGCTCGCCACCGGCAGCTCCATGGTTGCGACCATCGACCTGCTGAAGAAAGCCGGCTGCAAAGACATCCGCGCGATGGTGCTGGTTGCCGCGCCGGAAGGCATTGCTGCCGTAGAAAAGGCTCACCCGGACGTGACCATCTACACCGCGTCCATTGATGAGCGTTTGAACGAACACGGTTACATCATCCCTGGACTTGGCGACGCCGGTGACAAGATCTTCGGCACCAAGCAGAAGGACGCGTGA
- the hemH gene encoding ferrochelatase, whose protein sequence is MTDHALLLVNLGSPASTSVADVRSYLNQFLMDPYVIDLPWPVRRLLVSLILIKRPEQSAHAYASIWWEEGSPLVVLSRRLQAQMKAQWKHGPVDLAMRYGEPSIETCLTRLVAAGHKRITLAPLYPQFADSTTTTVIEEAKRVIRAKNLGVQLSILQPFHDQPEYLDALVASAKPHLQQDYDHLLLSFHGLPERHLTKLDPTGDHCFKNENCCKNASPAVLATCYRAQCLRTAALFAERMGLPEGKWSVSFQSRLGRAKWIEPYTEARLDELAKSGVKKILVMCPAFVADCIETLEEIGDRGKEQFREAGGEELVLVPCLNDDPQWAKALATLCERAPLAL, encoded by the coding sequence ATGACCGATCACGCCTTGCTTCTGGTCAACCTGGGTTCCCCGGCCTCCACCTCGGTGGCCGATGTGCGCAGCTACCTCAATCAATTCCTGATGGACCCCTACGTGATCGACCTGCCGTGGCCGGTGCGGCGTTTGCTGGTGTCGTTGATCCTGATCAAACGGCCCGAGCAGTCGGCCCACGCCTATGCCTCGATCTGGTGGGAAGAGGGTTCGCCGCTGGTGGTGCTCAGCCGTCGCCTGCAAGCGCAGATGAAGGCGCAGTGGAAGCATGGCCCGGTCGACTTGGCCATGCGTTACGGCGAGCCTTCAATCGAAACGTGCCTGACAAGACTGGTAGCAGCGGGGCACAAGCGCATCACGCTGGCGCCGCTGTATCCACAGTTCGCCGACAGCACGACCACCACGGTGATCGAAGAGGCCAAGCGTGTCATTCGCGCGAAGAATCTCGGTGTGCAGTTGTCGATCCTGCAACCGTTCCACGATCAGCCGGAATACCTTGACGCCCTGGTGGCCAGTGCCAAGCCGCATTTGCAGCAGGATTACGATCACTTGTTGCTGAGTTTCCACGGTTTGCCGGAACGGCATCTGACCAAGCTCGACCCGACCGGCGATCACTGCTTCAAAAATGAAAACTGCTGCAAGAATGCATCGCCTGCAGTGTTGGCCACTTGTTATCGCGCGCAATGCTTGCGCACGGCGGCGTTGTTTGCCGAGCGCATGGGCTTGCCGGAGGGTAAATGGTCAGTGTCGTTTCAGTCGCGCCTGGGCCGAGCGAAGTGGATTGAACCCTACACCGAAGCGCGGCTGGATGAACTGGCGAAAAGCGGCGTGAAGAAGATTCTGGTGATGTGCCCGGCGTTCGTCGCCGACTGCATCGAAACGCTGGAGGAGATCGGTGATCGCGGCAAGGAGCAGTTCCGCGAAGCGGGGGGCGAGGAGTTGGTGCTGGTGCCGTGCCTCAATGACGACCCGCAATGGGCGAAGGCGTTGGCCACTCTTTGCGAAAGAGCGCCGTTGGCGTTGTAG
- a CDS encoding uracil-xanthine permease family protein — MQQEFNDPLWRTVLSGAQMLFVAFGALVLMPLITGLDPNVALFTAGLGTILFQIVTGRQVPVFLASSFAFITPIILAKGQFGLAATMGGVMAAGFVYTFLGLAVKIKGTGFIDRLLPPVVIGPVIISIGLAMAPIAANMAMGKAGDGSELIHYQTAMMISMPALLTTLIVAVFGKGIFRLVPIISGVLVGFGMAFYFGVVDTAKIAAAPWFAIPHFTAPEFNWQAILFIVPVALAPAIEHIGGVIAVGSVTGRDYLKKPGLHRTLLGDGIATTAAGLFGGPPNTTYAEVTGAVMLTKNYNPKIMTWAAIFAISLAFVGKFGALLQSIPVPVMGGILCLLFGSIAAVGMNTLIRHKIDLGEARNLVIVSVTLVFGIGGVLVGTGTGPDDFGLKGIALCAVVAIALNLILPGNDGWKNKKADEPLI; from the coding sequence ATGCAGCAAGAGTTCAACGATCCGCTCTGGCGCACGGTGCTGTCCGGCGCGCAGATGCTGTTCGTGGCTTTCGGCGCTTTGGTGCTGATGCCGCTGATCACGGGCCTTGACCCGAACGTGGCACTGTTTACCGCGGGTTTAGGCACGATTCTGTTCCAGATCGTCACCGGCCGTCAGGTGCCGGTGTTTCTGGCGTCGAGCTTCGCTTTCATCACCCCGATCATTCTCGCCAAGGGCCAGTTCGGTCTGGCCGCGACCATGGGCGGCGTGATGGCGGCCGGCTTTGTCTACACCTTCCTCGGTCTGGCCGTGAAGATCAAAGGCACTGGCTTCATCGACCGTCTGCTGCCGCCGGTGGTGATTGGCCCGGTGATTATCTCCATCGGCCTGGCCATGGCGCCGATTGCCGCGAACATGGCGATGGGCAAGGCGGGCGACGGTTCGGAGCTGATCCATTACCAGACCGCAATGATGATCTCGATGCCCGCATTGCTGACCACGTTGATCGTCGCCGTGTTCGGTAAAGGCATCTTCCGTCTGGTGCCGATCATTTCCGGCGTGCTGGTCGGTTTTGGTATGGCGTTCTATTTCGGTGTCGTTGATACCGCGAAGATTGCCGCTGCGCCATGGTTTGCGATTCCGCACTTCACCGCGCCGGAATTCAACTGGCAGGCGATTCTGTTCATCGTCCCGGTGGCATTGGCTCCGGCCATTGAACACATCGGAGGCGTGATTGCCGTCGGCAGCGTGACCGGTCGCGACTATCTGAAGAAGCCAGGCCTGCATCGCACCCTGCTCGGTGACGGCATTGCCACCACCGCCGCCGGCTTGTTCGGCGGCCCACCGAACACTACCTACGCCGAAGTGACGGGCGCGGTGATGCTGACCAAGAACTACAACCCGAAAATCATGACCTGGGCGGCGATCTTCGCCATCAGCCTGGCGTTCGTCGGCAAGTTCGGCGCGTTGCTGCAAAGCATTCCGGTACCGGTGATGGGCGGGATTCTGTGCCTGCTGTTCGGTTCGATCGCCGCGGTGGGGATGAACACCCTGATCCGTCACAAGATCGATCTGGGCGAAGCACGCAACCTGGTGATCGTTTCGGTGACGCTGGTGTTCGGGATTGGCGGTGTGCTGGTCGGCACCGGCACCGGGCCCGACGACTTCGGCCTCAAAGGCATCGCGCTGTGTGCGGTGGTGGCGATTGCGCTGAACCTGATTCTGCCGGGCAATGATGGCTGGAAGAACAAGAAGGCGGATGAGCCGCTGATCTAA
- a CDS encoding PA4642 family protein, with the protein MRKDKKQVIGDEIGDEQIKLFLDFEPVDATSPSLHKLVKAYRGLRIDDFERFLGFFVAAGYDVDGKDEQGKTFVELIADQRNAPEYIELIEKSRG; encoded by the coding sequence ATGCGTAAAGATAAGAAACAAGTGATTGGTGACGAGATCGGCGATGAGCAGATCAAGCTGTTCCTCGATTTTGAACCGGTCGACGCCACCTCGCCGTCGCTGCACAAACTGGTCAAGGCCTACCGTGGCCTGCGGATTGATGACTTTGAGCGGTTTCTGGGCTTCTTCGTTGCGGCTGGCTACGACGTCGATGGCAAGGACGAACAGGGCAAGACCTTCGTTGAGCTGATCGCCGATCAGCGTAACGCCCCGGAATACATCGAGCTGATCGAAAAGTCCCGCGGTTAA
- a CDS encoding TIGR01777 family oxidoreductase: protein MHILLTGGTGLIGRQLCRHWSAQGHRLTVWSRRPEKVAKICGAQVRGIARLEDLGDEFVDAIVNLAGAPIADRLWTHRRKALLWSSRIKLTETLLAWLETRAQKPSVLISGSAIGWYGDGGERELTEESPPVIDDFASQLCIAWEETALRAESLGMRVVLVRTGLVLSAEGGFLSRLLLPFKLGLGGPLGNGRQWMPWIHIDDQIALIDFLLHRDQASGPYNACAPKPVRNREFAKTLGSVLHRPAFMPMPTLALKVGLGEMSLLLLGGQKAMPVRLLEAGFSFQFTDLRAALDDLSSRL from the coding sequence ATGCACATATTGCTGACCGGCGGTACTGGTTTGATAGGACGTCAGCTCTGCCGGCATTGGTCGGCGCAGGGCCATCGTTTAACGGTCTGGAGCCGACGCCCGGAAAAAGTCGCAAAAATCTGTGGCGCGCAAGTGCGTGGTATCGCGCGACTGGAAGACTTGGGCGATGAATTTGTTGACGCCATTGTCAATCTTGCGGGCGCGCCGATTGCCGACCGACTCTGGACGCACCGCCGCAAAGCGTTGCTGTGGAGCAGCCGCATCAAGCTCACCGAAACGCTGTTGGCGTGGCTCGAAACCCGAGCGCAAAAGCCGTCGGTGCTGATCTCTGGATCGGCCATTGGCTGGTACGGCGACGGCGGTGAGCGCGAACTGACCGAAGAGTCGCCACCGGTGATCGACGATTTCGCCAGCCAGTTGTGTATCGCCTGGGAAGAAACCGCCCTGCGCGCAGAGTCGCTGGGGATGCGCGTGGTGCTGGTGCGAACAGGGCTGGTGCTGTCGGCCGAGGGCGGTTTTTTGTCGCGGTTGCTGCTGCCGTTCAAGCTTGGGCTGGGCGGGCCTTTGGGCAATGGTCGGCAGTGGATGCCATGGATTCATATCGACGATCAAATCGCCCTGATTGATTTTCTTCTGCACCGCGATCAGGCGAGCGGTCCTTATAATGCCTGCGCGCCGAAACCTGTGCGCAATCGTGAATTTGCCAAGACGCTGGGCAGCGTGTTGCACCGCCCGGCGTTCATGCCGATGCCGACCCTGGCGCTGAAGGTCGGTTTGGGCGAGATGTCTCTGTTGTTGCTGGGCGGCCAAAAGGCCATGCCCGTACGCTTGCTGGAAGCGGGTTTCTCTTTCCAGTTCACGGATTTACGCGCGGCTCTGGACGATCTCTCCAGCCGCCTCTGA